A stretch of Longimicrobium terrae DNA encodes these proteins:
- a CDS encoding class I adenylate-forming enzyme family protein — translation MTLRDRFRGLTLADSLELRVRENPRRPFVAFGDRRLSYAQVDAQAAALAAALHELGIEAGDRIALTLPNWPEFVVATFAAAKLGAVVVPLNPRFTNPELQYMLRHSESVVVVTAENWEGVDYLARFEQFLGVLPDLQYVVSVGDEDLWYDDRIHQFEDLVSSGEGREYPRFEGGADALFAILYTSGTMGKPKGVALTHENLMANASLTADAIGLREDDVVFGVNTLFNAFGIGTGMLGTMAAGATLVLQEGGDSGTALEIVQREKVTVFHGVPTSFILALNHPERASRDLGSLRTGVVAGAPVQEELVHRIRRELFPGVRVGYGMTETGNMVSVMRPDDPEGKQVATVGRPLPETEVRVIDVDGSVLPEESVGEVAIRGPGVMQGYYRQPGETSQAFTADGFFLTGDLGMVDEEGYLHLIGRRKEMIIRGGFNVYPREVEDRLHAHPAVLDVAVVGLPDEILGEAACACIVAVEGAIVTGEEIRDFCREVLADYKVPDLVRFLDGFPMTGSGKVRRVELSRMISAEESSRR, via the coding sequence ATGACGCTACGCGACCGCTTTCGTGGTCTCACGCTCGCGGACAGCCTGGAGCTGCGCGTGCGGGAGAACCCGCGGCGGCCATTCGTTGCGTTCGGCGACCGGCGGCTCTCGTACGCGCAGGTAGACGCGCAGGCGGCCGCCCTGGCCGCCGCGCTTCACGAACTGGGCATCGAGGCCGGCGACCGCATCGCCCTTACTCTTCCCAACTGGCCCGAGTTCGTGGTCGCGACGTTCGCGGCCGCCAAACTCGGCGCCGTCGTCGTACCCCTCAATCCCCGGTTCACCAACCCGGAACTGCAGTACATGCTGCGGCACTCCGAGTCCGTGGTGGTGGTGACGGCGGAAAACTGGGAGGGCGTCGACTACCTGGCCCGCTTTGAACAGTTCCTGGGCGTGCTTCCCGACCTGCAGTACGTGGTGTCGGTGGGCGACGAGGACCTGTGGTACGACGACCGGATCCACCAGTTCGAGGACCTGGTCAGCAGCGGCGAGGGACGGGAATATCCCCGCTTCGAGGGCGGCGCCGACGCGCTGTTCGCCATCCTGTACACCTCGGGCACCATGGGCAAGCCCAAGGGGGTGGCGCTCACGCACGAGAACCTGATGGCCAACGCCTCGCTCACGGCCGATGCCATCGGCCTGCGCGAGGATGACGTGGTGTTCGGCGTGAACACGCTGTTCAACGCGTTCGGCATCGGCACCGGCATGCTGGGCACCATGGCCGCCGGCGCCACGCTGGTCCTGCAGGAGGGCGGCGACAGCGGCACCGCGCTGGAGATCGTGCAGCGCGAAAAGGTGACGGTGTTCCACGGCGTGCCCACCAGCTTCATCCTGGCGCTCAACCACCCGGAGCGCGCCAGCCGCGACCTGGGCTCGCTGCGCACCGGCGTGGTGGCCGGGGCGCCCGTGCAGGAAGAACTCGTGCACCGTATTCGCCGCGAGCTGTTTCCGGGCGTGCGGGTGGGGTACGGGATGACGGAAACCGGCAACATGGTGTCGGTGATGCGCCCGGACGATCCGGAGGGCAAGCAGGTGGCCACCGTGGGCCGCCCGCTTCCCGAAACCGAGGTGCGGGTCATTGACGTGGACGGCTCCGTGCTCCCCGAGGAATCGGTGGGCGAGGTGGCCATCCGCGGGCCGGGCGTCATGCAGGGGTACTACCGGCAGCCGGGGGAGACGTCGCAGGCCTTTACCGCCGACGGCTTCTTTCTCACCGGCGACCTGGGGATGGTGGACGAAGAAGGCTACCTCCACCTGATCGGGCGCCGGAAGGAAATGATCATCCGCGGCGGGTTCAACGTGTACCCCCGCGAGGTGGAGGACCGTCTGCACGCCCACCCGGCGGTGCTGGACGTGGCGGTGGTGGGGCTTCCGGACGAGATCCTGGGCGAGGCCGCGTGCGCGTGCATCGTCGCGGTGGAGGGAGCCATCGTCACCGGCGAGGAAATTCGCGACTTCTGCCGCGAAGTGCTGGCGGACTACAAGGTCCCTGACCTGGTCCGGTTTCTGGATGGCTTTCCGATGACGGGAAGCGGCAAGGTTCGCCGTGTGGAGCTCTCGCGCATGATCAGCGCCGAGGAGAGCAGCCGACGGTGA
- a CDS encoding NYN domain-containing protein, translating to MNNITPRGFGPTLSSGRSAALLIDFDNVTMNVRSDLGKELNGLLNSDVFRGKIAVRRAYADWRRYPSSVVPMTEASIDLIFAPAYGTSKKNATDLRMAVDAIELAFMRPEIGTFILLTGDSDFSSCVMKLKEYGKYVIGVGMRESASDLLIQNCDEYYSYHNLSGLTRAVEDSGVREDPWELVSKAAQQMIRNRDVMRVDRLKQVMLDLDPGFNEKNIGYSKFSKFISEAQGRGLVRLRKDNQGQWEIVPGEPSPSDEVYTEEPRREREGAFRDRDRGRGRGRFRDRERPRGGDRERERPQPISAEVIFDIESEIAPEAQAERAAAGFAPAETVRAEEPRIEEPRAEEPRVREPRAEAPRPEQAPSQPVAEAPRAEAAPAAEQTDIDPLRNAYSLLQHTVRAMVRGPGQSARDGDVKRRMMEMQPGFDEHTLGFSKFGRFLRQAHEAEVVDVRRQEDGGYEVLLPSSGKRLPAPVLTAGGSAQAPAMAADTSATPSSDVPATDAAPAGRGRGRGRGRRGGAPEGAPALLPGQVGATAEAAAPIPDPRVVEATAAPEADVVTPAEAIQEADDGALVTHREPAVASARIADPASVANRGSSASAGAVGIRARRGGRGRFSAEPSGPPPLLPGQGIPSTTARVEAPAAEPVREEAPAQPVRAEEPARSEAPAQPAREEAPAARDEAPAAPRSVDIGSLGLPTDRDGIVTRISSYNFVGRGTAETLVDNYGENVWRTLDENPDGVRELLGARKSRPLLDQWAAERDALIAAAPAPAPEPEPAAPVEADAPADVDASADAGAAAEAETVVGDTDPTLLGDLILGEEEPARAGRGRSRRGRGRSRGNSAAQADEVIGDTDPTLVGDAGTVAAPAGEEAPAAAAEAEAVVGDTDPTLMGDAVTDAADEGGDAPRRSRSRRGGRGRGRARTEGSADAGEAPAEAAAPEAAPVAEAPAAEESAPARAPRGRGRGRAAAAAPAEAPATEAAPDAEAAPAAPRGRGRGRAAAAPAVDAAPAAPVAEAADTDDGDDDGSGRPRPRRRGGRGRGRARPAGEGE from the coding sequence ATGAACAACATCACGCCCCGGGGCTTCGGCCCCACGCTCAGCAGCGGCCGCAGCGCCGCCCTGCTGATCGACTTCGACAACGTCACCATGAACGTCCGCAGCGATCTGGGCAAGGAGCTCAACGGTCTGCTCAACTCGGACGTCTTCCGCGGCAAGATCGCCGTGCGCCGCGCCTACGCCGACTGGCGCCGGTACCCCAGCTCCGTCGTCCCCATGACGGAAGCCTCCATCGACCTGATCTTCGCCCCCGCGTACGGCACCAGCAAGAAGAACGCGACGGACCTGCGGATGGCGGTGGACGCCATCGAGCTGGCCTTCATGCGGCCGGAGATCGGCACGTTCATCCTGCTCACCGGCGACTCCGACTTCTCGAGCTGCGTCATGAAGCTCAAGGAGTACGGCAAGTACGTGATCGGCGTGGGGATGCGCGAGTCGGCCAGCGACCTGCTGATTCAGAACTGCGACGAGTACTACAGCTACCACAACCTGTCGGGCCTCACCCGCGCCGTGGAAGACAGCGGCGTGCGCGAAGACCCGTGGGAGCTGGTGAGCAAGGCCGCGCAGCAGATGATCCGCAACCGCGACGTCATGCGCGTGGACCGGCTCAAGCAGGTGATGCTGGACCTGGATCCGGGGTTCAACGAAAAGAACATCGGCTACAGCAAGTTCAGCAAGTTCATCAGCGAGGCGCAGGGCCGCGGGCTGGTTCGCCTGCGCAAGGACAACCAGGGGCAGTGGGAGATCGTCCCGGGCGAGCCTTCGCCCTCGGACGAGGTGTACACCGAGGAGCCGCGCCGCGAGCGCGAGGGCGCCTTCCGCGACCGGGACCGCGGCCGCGGTCGTGGCCGCTTCCGCGACCGCGAGCGTCCCCGCGGCGGTGACCGCGAGCGCGAGCGTCCGCAGCCCATCTCCGCCGAGGTGATTTTCGACATCGAGTCGGAGATCGCCCCCGAGGCACAGGCCGAGCGCGCCGCCGCCGGGTTCGCCCCCGCCGAGACGGTCCGCGCCGAGGAGCCGCGCATCGAAGAGCCCCGCGCCGAAGAGCCGCGGGTTCGCGAGCCCCGCGCCGAGGCCCCGCGCCCCGAGCAGGCGCCGTCCCAGCCTGTGGCCGAGGCGCCGCGCGCCGAAGCCGCGCCGGCCGCGGAGCAGACGGACATCGATCCGCTGCGCAACGCCTACTCGCTGCTGCAGCACACGGTTCGCGCCATGGTGCGCGGCCCCGGGCAGAGCGCCCGCGACGGCGACGTCAAGCGCCGCATGATGGAGATGCAGCCCGGCTTTGATGAGCACACGCTGGGCTTCAGCAAGTTCGGCCGCTTCCTGCGCCAGGCCCACGAGGCCGAGGTGGTGGACGTGCGCCGCCAGGAAGACGGCGGATACGAGGTCCTGCTCCCCTCCAGCGGCAAGCGCCTCCCCGCGCCCGTGCTGACGGCGGGCGGGTCCGCCCAGGCCCCCGCGATGGCGGCGGACACCTCCGCCACTCCGTCGTCCGACGTGCCCGCGACGGACGCGGCGCCGGCGGGACGGGGCCGCGGACGCGGCCGTGGACGCCGCGGCGGCGCGCCGGAAGGCGCTCCGGCGCTGCTCCCCGGCCAGGTGGGCGCCACGGCGGAAGCCGCCGCCCCGATCCCGGATCCGCGCGTGGTGGAAGCGACCGCGGCGCCGGAGGCGGACGTGGTGACGCCGGCGGAAGCCATCCAGGAAGCGGATGACGGCGCGCTGGTCACGCACCGCGAGCCGGCCGTCGCGTCGGCGCGCATCGCCGATCCGGCGAGCGTGGCCAACCGCGGTTCCAGCGCCAGCGCGGGCGCCGTGGGCATCCGTGCCCGCCGCGGGGGACGCGGACGCTTCAGCGCGGAGCCGTCGGGCCCGCCGCCGCTGCTGCCGGGGCAGGGAATTCCCTCCACCACCGCGCGCGTGGAAGCGCCGGCCGCCGAGCCGGTGCGCGAAGAAGCTCCGGCGCAGCCCGTCCGCGCCGAAGAGCCCGCCCGTTCCGAGGCACCGGCCCAGCCGGCGCGCGAGGAAGCGCCCGCCGCGCGCGACGAGGCTCCGGCCGCGCCGCGGTCCGTCGACATCGGTTCGCTCGGCCTGCCGACGGACCGCGACGGCATCGTCACCCGCATCTCGTCCTACAACTTCGTGGGTCGCGGGACGGCGGAAACGCTGGTGGACAACTACGGCGAGAACGTGTGGCGCACGCTGGATGAAAATCCGGACGGCGTCCGCGAACTGCTGGGCGCCCGCAAGTCGCGTCCGCTGCTGGACCAGTGGGCCGCCGAGCGCGACGCGCTGATCGCCGCCGCGCCGGCCCCCGCGCCGGAGCCGGAACCCGCCGCGCCGGTGGAAGCCGATGCCCCGGCGGATGTCGATGCTTCGGCGGATGCCGGAGCGGCAGCGGAAGCCGAAACGGTGGTGGGAGATACGGATCCCACGCTTCTGGGCGACCTCATCCTCGGGGAAGAGGAGCCCGCGCGCGCGGGACGCGGACGCAGCCGCCGGGGTCGTGGGCGTAGCCGCGGCAACTCCGCCGCGCAGGCGGATGAGGTGATCGGCGACACTGATCCCACGCTGGTGGGCGATGCCGGAACCGTCGCCGCTCCCGCGGGTGAGGAAGCGCCGGCCGCTGCCGCCGAGGCGGAAGCCGTCGTCGGCGACACCGATCCCACGCTGATGGGCGACGCCGTGACGGATGCGGCGGACGAGGGTGGCGATGCGCCGCGTCGTTCCCGCAGCCGCCGTGGCGGACGCGGGCGTGGCCGGGCGCGCACGGAAGGTTCGGCGGACGCGGGCGAGGCTCCGGCCGAAGCCGCGGCGCCGGAAGCCGCCCCCGTGGCGGAGGCTCCCGCCGCGGAGGAATCTGCTCCCGCACGCGCGCCGCGCGGACGGGGACGGGGACGCGCTGCCGCCGCCGCTCCCGCGGAGGCACCGGCAACGGAAGCCGCTCCGGATGCGGAGGCGGCTCCGGCCGCTCCCCGCGGCCGTGGACGGGGCCGTGCCGCCGCCGCTCCCGCGGTGGACGCCGCGCCCGCCGCGCCGGTGGCGGAAGCCGCCGACACGGACGACGGGGACGATGACGGCAGCGGCCGTCCGCGCCCGCGCCGCCGTGGTGGACGGGGCCGGGGACGCGCCCGCCCGGCTGGCGAAGGCGAGTGA
- a CDS encoding glycosyltransferase family 9 protein — MSAPTIIPGSWLDREGGKGRRVCIVLLTGLGDVVNALPLVNALKDADPTLRISWVVEPMPAPMLSPHPSVDEVIVYRKKLGVAGVRQLAGEMFRQPRWDLAINLHVFAKSIWGTMFSRAPRRVGFDRARTFDQTWLVTNDRIGPRPRRHTVDMFLEFAAHLGAPVAAPEWRITFTDEEQAARAEFFSAIDRPLVGIVPASNITRKDWIAERWAGVVDALEGEFGFRAVLMGGPGERETRLAREITDAARHKPLWAMGDPIRRMAWMIDGCALLIAPDTGPLHMARALDTPVIGLYGHTSPWRVGPYERYHDLIIDRYTDPGEAPDPSRYDPKLGRMEQITVDDVVDRIRLARDRYGLMDRS, encoded by the coding sequence GTGAGCGCGCCGACCATCATCCCCGGAAGCTGGCTGGACCGCGAAGGCGGAAAAGGGCGGCGCGTGTGCATCGTGCTGCTCACCGGGCTGGGCGACGTGGTGAACGCGCTGCCGCTGGTGAACGCGCTCAAGGACGCGGACCCCACGCTGCGCATCAGTTGGGTGGTGGAGCCCATGCCCGCGCCCATGCTGAGCCCGCATCCGTCGGTAGACGAGGTGATCGTCTATCGAAAGAAGCTGGGCGTAGCGGGTGTGCGGCAGTTGGCGGGAGAGATGTTTCGCCAGCCGCGCTGGGACCTCGCCATCAACCTGCACGTGTTCGCCAAGAGCATCTGGGGGACGATGTTTTCCCGAGCGCCGCGCCGCGTGGGGTTCGACCGGGCGCGCACGTTCGACCAGACGTGGCTGGTGACGAACGACCGGATCGGGCCACGACCGCGCAGGCACACGGTGGACATGTTCCTGGAGTTCGCCGCCCACCTGGGCGCGCCGGTGGCGGCTCCGGAGTGGCGCATCACGTTCACGGATGAGGAGCAGGCGGCGCGCGCGGAGTTCTTTTCAGCCATCGACCGGCCGCTGGTGGGGATCGTTCCCGCATCCAACATCACCCGCAAGGACTGGATCGCGGAGCGCTGGGCGGGCGTGGTGGATGCGCTGGAAGGCGAGTTCGGCTTCCGCGCCGTGCTCATGGGCGGGCCGGGCGAGCGCGAGACGCGGCTGGCGCGGGAGATCACCGACGCCGCGCGCCACAAGCCGCTGTGGGCCATGGGCGATCCCATCCGGCGCATGGCGTGGATGATTGACGGATGCGCGCTGCTGATTGCGCCGGACACGGGACCGCTGCACATGGCGCGGGCGTTGGATACGCCCGTCATCGGCCTGTACGGGCACACCAGTCCGTGGCGCGTGGGCCCCTACGAGCGCTACCACGATCTGATCATCGACCGCTACACCGACCCCGGCGAGGCGCCGGACCCCAGCCGCTACGATCCCAAGCTGGGCCGCATGGAGCAGATAACCGTCGACGACGTCGTGGATCGCATTCGGCTGGCGCGCGACCGGTATGGCTTGATGGACCGAAGCTGA
- a CDS encoding DNA-3-methyladenine glycosylase has product MTLDPSASAASGTSRARRSPLAGLTAIPAAFYDRPADVVAREMLGALVVSDIGDVRCVAEIVETEAYVGPEDDASHAAARFGRTARNDPMFGPAGTAYVYRIYGVHWCLNTVTGAEGFGAAVLIRAAVPLAGIEWMRERRPDRPDRDLLRGPGNLARALAVDGTHNRLPMDRPPLWIAAGRGVPDAEVQTGPRIGITRAADWPLRFWVRGDPHVSRTPGGGSRRGG; this is encoded by the coding sequence GTGACCCTCGACCCATCGGCGAGCGCCGCGTCCGGGACTTCCCGGGCGCGGCGCTCGCCGCTTGCGGGCCTGACGGCGATCCCCGCCGCGTTCTACGACCGCCCGGCGGACGTGGTCGCGCGCGAGATGCTGGGCGCGCTCGTCGTTTCGGATATCGGGGATGTGCGGTGCGTGGCGGAAATCGTGGAGACGGAGGCGTACGTCGGCCCGGAGGACGATGCCTCGCACGCCGCCGCGCGCTTCGGGCGGACGGCGCGCAACGATCCCATGTTCGGCCCGGCGGGGACGGCGTACGTGTACCGCATCTACGGCGTGCACTGGTGCCTGAACACCGTCACCGGCGCGGAGGGGTTCGGCGCCGCGGTGCTGATCCGCGCCGCCGTTCCGCTGGCGGGAATCGAGTGGATGCGGGAGCGGCGCCCGGACCGCCCGGACCGCGACCTGCTGCGCGGGCCGGGAAACCTGGCCCGCGCGCTGGCGGTGGACGGCACGCACAACCGCCTGCCGATGGACCGCCCGCCGCTGTGGATCGCGGCCGGCCGCGGGGTGCCGGACGCGGAGGTGCAGACGGGACCCCGCATCGGGATCACGCGTGCGGCGGACTGGCCGCTCCGTTTCTGGGTGCGCGGCGATCCGCACGTCTCGCGCACGCCGGGCGGAGGCTCGCGGCGCGGCGGATGA
- a CDS encoding AIPR family protein, which yields MSLIHVNHIQAGLKAMFDGLIDMTDSVNKPDHDQKQVFISRALAAYTLVQKVGLTPEAAGSAVVDSYNDNGIDAFHFDPDEHRMFIVQSKWISDGNGSPELGEVHKFLHGFRDLLQFSDIRGRFNAKVMARSAEIEAALEDSQATFSLFIAYPSNHPLSVHAQQAVDDLLSEMNDTSPMVTFQPIGQRELHRAVVLDVREDPINLEVALRDWGQRREPFQAYYGQVSASDVAAWWGEYNNRLFTENLRKFAGSTEVNEGLSGTLKGSPEHFWYFNNGITALCTRISKKPAGGPDRGTGYFVCEGVSVVNGAQTVGAIGTLADADENILGTAYVPIRFISLENTPADFATQITRATNTQNRIERRDFAALDPEQERLRTELLFEQKVYAFKTGDTPPQPDQGCTIDEATVALACAYNDLGLAVQAKREIGQLWENTSKPPYKLVFNGGVTGLHLWRAVMIMRAVDAVLRAEMAVRGGREKLVAIHGNRFILHCVYHDGETEGMDLAAIGSRDGADKLEALTRLTLERTIAAVERLHATAYPAQLFKNLGKCKQILAELVPEP from the coding sequence ATGAGCTTGATTCACGTGAACCACATCCAGGCAGGTCTCAAGGCTATGTTCGACGGCCTGATCGACATGACCGATTCCGTCAACAAGCCGGATCATGACCAAAAGCAGGTTTTCATCAGTCGAGCGCTAGCTGCTTACACGCTCGTCCAGAAGGTTGGCCTAACCCCCGAAGCTGCGGGATCGGCCGTGGTGGATTCCTACAATGACAACGGAATTGATGCGTTTCACTTCGATCCCGACGAGCACCGTATGTTTATCGTGCAATCCAAATGGATTAGCGATGGCAACGGTAGTCCAGAGTTGGGCGAAGTCCACAAGTTCTTGCATGGATTTCGAGACCTGCTTCAGTTCAGCGACATCCGCGGCCGTTTCAACGCCAAGGTGATGGCTCGCAGCGCTGAGATCGAAGCCGCGTTGGAGGACTCCCAAGCCACCTTCTCGTTGTTTATTGCGTATCCAAGTAACCACCCGCTGTCTGTTCACGCCCAACAGGCTGTCGATGATCTGCTCTCGGAGATGAACGACACGTCACCTATGGTGACGTTTCAGCCGATTGGTCAACGCGAACTACACCGTGCGGTAGTTCTGGACGTCAGGGAAGATCCGATCAACTTGGAGGTTGCTCTCAGAGATTGGGGACAACGTAGGGAGCCGTTCCAAGCTTACTACGGACAGGTGAGCGCCTCTGACGTAGCGGCATGGTGGGGTGAGTACAACAACCGGCTCTTCACCGAGAACTTGCGGAAATTTGCTGGAAGCACCGAAGTAAATGAAGGTCTGAGCGGAACGCTCAAAGGGTCTCCAGAACATTTCTGGTATTTCAATAATGGTATCACGGCGCTGTGCACTCGGATTTCTAAGAAGCCGGCTGGAGGACCTGACCGTGGGACGGGTTACTTCGTGTGTGAAGGGGTAAGCGTTGTCAACGGTGCACAGACTGTAGGTGCGATCGGAACGCTTGCTGATGCAGACGAGAACATCCTGGGGACAGCGTACGTACCGATCAGGTTTATCTCGCTCGAGAATACACCAGCTGACTTCGCTACGCAGATCACGCGCGCGACCAACACTCAGAACCGGATTGAACGGCGGGACTTCGCCGCACTCGACCCTGAGCAGGAGCGGTTGCGGACCGAGTTACTGTTCGAGCAGAAGGTCTATGCATTTAAAACGGGCGATACGCCTCCGCAGCCTGATCAAGGGTGCACTATAGATGAGGCAACAGTCGCTCTCGCCTGTGCGTACAACGATCTGGGGCTTGCTGTGCAGGCGAAACGCGAAATCGGGCAACTGTGGGAGAACACCTCAAAGCCCCCTTATAAGCTTGTGTTCAATGGGGGCGTTACAGGTTTACACCTCTGGCGCGCAGTCATGATCATGCGTGCAGTGGATGCGGTTCTCCGAGCGGAGATGGCCGTTCGGGGCGGACGAGAGAAGCTGGTCGCGATCCACGGCAACCGATTCATCTTGCATTGTGTTTACCACGACGGTGAAACGGAAGGGATGGACCTCGCTGCAATCGGTTCACGCGACGGTGCTGACAAGCTTGAGGCACTCACTCGATTGACACTCGAGAGGACCATCGCCGCTGTAGAGCGTTTGCATGCAACGGCTTATCCGGCCCAATTGTTCAAGAACCTTGGAAAATGCAAGCAGATCTTAGCGGAACTGGTGCCCGAACCGTAG
- a CDS encoding inositol monophosphatase family protein yields MTDFDPLMDFASRIAREAGEITRQHFGRVTTSFKSDGSEVTAADLAAEAYIRQALADAYPDDGIVGEEGQDVPSRSGRRWIVDPIDGTRSFSSGVPLYCVLLCLEIHGDPALGLCHFPMLGETLVAARGAGAWHNGERARVSECDDLAQARMVTSGLEYWRDRSTDAHRAGFDRLMRATRFTRTWGDGYGYFLTATGRVDLLCDPISGSYWDYAPMAVILPEAGGRFTQFDGAAVGAWTPALATNGRLHAAAADLLLHG; encoded by the coding sequence ATGACCGACTTCGATCCGTTGATGGACTTCGCCTCGCGCATTGCGCGCGAGGCCGGCGAAATCACCCGCCAGCACTTCGGGCGCGTGACCACGAGCTTCAAGAGCGACGGCAGCGAAGTCACCGCCGCCGACCTCGCGGCCGAGGCGTACATCCGCCAGGCGCTTGCGGATGCGTATCCCGACGACGGCATCGTGGGCGAGGAGGGCCAGGACGTGCCCTCGCGCTCCGGCCGCCGGTGGATCGTGGACCCCATCGACGGTACGCGCTCGTTCAGCTCCGGCGTGCCGCTGTATTGCGTCCTCCTCTGCCTGGAGATTCACGGCGACCCCGCGCTGGGCCTGTGCCACTTTCCCATGCTCGGCGAAACGCTGGTGGCGGCGCGCGGCGCGGGCGCATGGCACAACGGCGAGCGCGCCCGCGTCTCCGAATGCGACGACCTGGCGCAGGCGCGCATGGTGACGTCGGGGCTGGAGTACTGGCGCGACCGCTCCACTGACGCCCACCGCGCCGGCTTTGACCGGTTGATGCGCGCCACCCGCTTCACCCGTACGTGGGGTGACGGATACGGGTACTTCCTGACCGCCACCGGGCGCGTGGACCTGCTCTGCGACCCCATCAGCGGTTCGTACTGGGATTACGCGCCCATGGCCGTGATCCTCCCCGAGGCGGGCGGACGCTTCACGCAGTTCGACGGCGCGGCGGTCGGCGCGTGGACGCCGGCGCTGGCTACCAACGGCCGCCTGCACGCCGCCGCGGCGGACCTTCTGCTGCACGGCTGA